A region from the Drosophila ananassae strain 14024-0371.13 chromosome 2L, ASM1763931v2, whole genome shotgun sequence genome encodes:
- the LOC6506012 gene encoding integrator complex subunit 11, producing the protein MPDIKITPLGAGQDVGRSCLLLSMGGKNIMLDCGMHMGYNDERRFPDFSYIVPDGPITSHIDCVIISHFHLDHCGALPYMSEIVGYTGPIYMTHPTKAIAPILLEDMRKVAVERKGESNFFTTQMIKDCMKKVIPVTLHQSMMVDTDLEIKAYYAGHVLGAAMFWIKVGSQSVVYTGDYNMTPDRHLGAAWIDKCRPDLLISESTYATTIRDSKRCRERDFLKKVHECVAKGGKVLIPVFALGRAQELCILLETYWDRMNLKYPIYFALGLTEKANTYYKMFITWTNQKIRKTFVHRNMFDFKHIKPFDKAYIDNPGAMVVFATPGMLHAGLSLQIFKKWAPNENNMVIMPGYCVQGTVGNKILGGAKKVEFENRQVVEVKMAVEYMSFSAHADAKGIMQLIQNCEPKNVMLVHGEAEKMKFLRSKIKDEFNLETYMPANGETCVISTPVKIPVDASVSLLKAEARTYNAQPPDPKRRRLIHGVLVMKDNRIMLQNLTDALKEIGINRHVMRFTSKVKMDDSGPTIRTSERLKTILEEKLTGWTVTMQENGCISIESVEVKVEEDEKDSKQKNILISWTNQDEDIGAYILNVLQNMC; encoded by the exons ATGCCGGACATTAAGATAACGCCCCTGGGAGCTGGCCAGGATGTGGGCCGCAGTTGTCTTCTGCTCTCAATGGGCGGCAAGAACATTATGCTGGACTGCGGCATGCATATGGGCTATAATGATGAACGCCGGTTCCCGGACTTCTCCTATATCGTGCCCGATGGCCCCATCACCAGCCACATTGACTGTGTGATCATTTCCCACTTTCACCTTG ATCACTGCGGCGCCCTGCCGTATATGTCGGAGATAGTTGGCTACACAGGACCAATTTACATGACGCACCCTACCAAAGCTATAGCACCTATTCTATTGGAGGATATGCGAAAGGTTGCTGTAGAACGCAAGGGCGAATCCAACTTTTTCACCACCCAGATGATCAAAGATTGCATGAAGAAGGTGATACCCGTCACCCTCCATCAAAGCATGATGGTGGACACCGATCTGGAGATCAAGGCCTACTATGCCGGCCACGTTCTGGGCGCCGCCATGTTTTGGATCAAAGTGGGCTCTCAAAGTGTGGTCTACACCGGAGACTACAACATGACTCCTGATCGGCATCTGGGTGCCGCTTGGATCGACAAGTGCCGTCCCGACTTGCTGATCTCAGAGAGTACGTACGCCACAACGATCAGAGACTCCAAACGGTGCCGAGAGCGTGATTTTCTCAAGAAAGTTCACGAATGCGTGGCCAAGGGTGGAAAGGTTCTGATTCCCGTATTCGCCCTTGGACGCGCCCAAGAGCTTTGCATTCTGCTGGAGACGTACTGGGACCGAATGAACCTCAAGTACCCCATATACTTTGCTCTGGGCCTCACAGAAAAAGCAAACACCTACTATAAGATGTTCATCACCTGGACGAACCAGAAGATTCGTAAGACCTTCGTCCACCGCAACATGTTCGACTTTAAGCACATCAAGCCATTTGACAAGGCATACATCGACAATCCTGGTGCCATGGTGGTATTTGCCACACCGGGGATGTTGCACGCTGGCTTGTCGCTGCAGATCTTCAAGAAGTGGGCCCCCAACGAGAACAATATGGTTATAATGCCCGGCTACTGTGTCCAAGGTACCGTGGGTAACAAAATCCTTGGAGGTGCCAAGAAGGTGGAGTTTGAGAATCGTCAGGTGGTGGAGGTCAAAATGGCCGTGGAATACATGAGCTTCTCGGCTCATGCTGATGCTAAAG GCATCATGCAGTTGATCCAAAATTGCGAGCCGAAAAACGTAATGCTCGTCCATGGTGAAGCTGAAAAAATGAAGTTCTTGCGGTCCAAGATCAAGGACGAGTTCAATCTGGAAACCTACATGCCGGCTAATGGAGAGACTTGTGTGATTTCCACACCCGTTAAGATACCAGTAGATGCATCAGTTTCGCTCCTTAAAGCCGAGGCCCGCACTTACAACGCCCAGCCGCCGGACCCCAAACGGCGACGTCTCATCCACGGTGTCCTTGTGATGAAAGACAATCGAATAATGCTGCAAAACCTGACGGATGCCCTGAAGGAAATCGGTATCAACCGGCATGTTATGCGATTCACGTCAAAGGTGAAGATGGACGACTCAGGACCCACGATCCGCACCAGTGAGAGGTTAAAAACGATTCTCGAGGAAAAGCTAACCGGGTGGACGGTTACGATGCAGGAGAATGGCTGTATATCCATTGAGTCCGTCGAGGTGAAGGTGGAGGAGGACGAGAAGGATTCgaagcaaaaaaatattttaatatcctGGACCAATCAGGACGAAGACATTGGAGCCTACATTCTTAATGTTCTCCAGAATATGTGCTAG
- the LOC6505518 gene encoding ATP synthase subunit gamma, mitochondrial translates to MMMQRTQLLLPLAVEATVLAQQQRGMATLKAISIRLKSVKNIQKITQSMKMVSAAKYARAERDLKAARPYGVGAQQFFEKTEIVPDEKAEPKKLLIAITSDRGLCGAVHTGVARTIRNELAKDDVNTKVFCVGDKSRSILARLYGKNILMVANEVGRLPPTFVDASKIAHEVLKTGYEYTEGKIVYNRFKSVVSYQCTSLPIYSGNTVEKSEKLAVYDSLDSDVVKSYLEFSLASLIFYAMKEGACSEQSSRMTAMDNASKNAGEMIDKLTLTFNRTRQAVITRELIEIISGAAALT, encoded by the coding sequence ATGATGATGCAACGCACCCAGCTCTTGCTGCCCCTGGCCGTGGAGGCCACCGTGCTGGCCCAGCAGCAGCGTGGTATGGCCACCCTGAAGGCGATTTCCATCCGCCTGAAGTCTGTGAAGAACATTCAGAAAATTACGCAATCGATGAAGATGGTGTCCGCTGCCAAGTACGCTCGTGCCGAGCGTGACTTGAAGGCTGCTCGTCCTTATGGCGTCGGTGCCCAGCAGTTCTTCGAGAAGACCGAGATTGTGCCCGATGAGAAGGCTGAGCCCAAGAAGCTGCTCATCGCCATCACTTCCGATCGTGGTCTGTGCGGCGCTGTCCACACTGGTGTGGCCCGTACGATCCGTAACGAGCTGGCCAAGGACGATGTCAACACTAAGGTTTTCTGCGTAGGCGACAAGTCGCGCTCCATCCTTGCCCGTCTTTACGGCAAGAACATCCTCATGGTGGCCAACGAGGTGGGCCGTCTCCCACCCACCTTCGTGGACGCCTCGAAGATTGCGCACGAAGTGCTGAAGACCGGTTATGAATACACCGAGGGCAAGATCGTGTACAACAGGTTCAAGTCCGTGGTGTCCTACCAGTGCACCTCACTGCCCATCTACAGCGGAAACACTGTTGAGAAGTCCGAGAAGCTGGCCGTGTACGACTCGCTCGACAGCGATGTCGTCAAGAGCTACCTGGAGTTCTCTCTGGCTTCGCTCATCTTCTACGCCATGAAGGAGGGTGCCTGCTCCGAGCAGTCCTCTCGCATGACGGCTATGGACAATGCCTCGAAGAACGCCGGTGAGATGATTGACAAACTTACCCTCACCTTCAACCGTACCCGACAGGCTGTCATTACTCGTGAGCTGATTGAAATCATCTCTGGTGCCGCCGCCCTCACATAA
- the LOC6506014 gene encoding N-terminal kinase-like protein — translation MMWSFFSRDSSKDFPYDIGEPVGGFDSYSIWTLHKAKRKTTLEEVSVFVYDIRSGSDTKCELAKAALKRLKTLRHPSILQYLDSLETDKMLYVATEAVEPLGSYFTKLATDNVQKGLYLAWGIFQITRALSFLNNDGNLRHNNVSAWSVFVNASGEWKLGSLEYVSAADGNPMPPAKIPVTLEVYDSPEKNDQTKLKAATKCSVDMWGLGCLVWEAFNGVLKQRSNLKDIEHIPKSLQSLYCELVGASPSNRPNPADIITRCRKPGGFFKNDLVDTLLFLEEIQIKDKAEKNRFFSGLTTHLDNFPDNVCKHKILPQLITAYEYGDAGSAVLAPMFKLGKLLDEVEYQKRIVPCVVKLFGSTDRVTRSRLLQQLDLFIAHLQPQVVNDQIFPQVAHGFLDTNATIREQTVKSIIHLAPKLNYNNLNVEVLRHFARLQARDDQGGIRTNTTVCLGKIAPHLHPQVRQRVLVSAFIRAMRDPFPPARVAGVLALAATQQYFLLSEVANRVLPSLCSLSVDPEKTVRDPAFKTIRGFLGKLEKVSEDPSLRETMEADVHTATPSIGNAAATWAGWAVTAVTAKFYRSQSDSSRPRPPLTGRNLSKPASLEQPSSSSLSTTTSSVTSMTSLEHESNDTSASASDYGNNDWDNENWGEMDTSQDPSSPLAASSNNGAMMAANALNEVRDGWDNEEWGSLEEDPCEEEEQAEQEEQQQQLARQSISSTTSSSQHHQRPLLQPHQQHIQQNDLNDLIEPLAKLNSHVTSPSKGQQAMLRPKELPNLSSSNTSPTSATANCNNISPPSSHFNNSTHNANWNSDSWADGEFEPLEESGLGNAKLDEARRKREEKKLQRQRELEARRAQRASGPMKLGKKL, via the exons ATGATGTGGTCGTTCTTCTCGCGCGACTCTTCGAAAGACTTCCCCTACGACATTGGCGAACCGGTGGGCGGTTTCGATTCCTACTCCATATGGACGTTACACAAGGCCAAGCGCAAGACAACACTGGAAGAGGTGTCCGTCTTCGTCTACGATATCCGCAGTGGCTCTGACACCAAGTGCGAACTggccaaggcggctctcaaGAGGCTAAAAACGTTGCGTCACCCAAGTATCCTCCAATATCTTGACTCACTGGAGACGGACAAGATGCTTTATGTGGCCACAGAGGCGGTAGAGCCGCTGGGTAGCTATTTCACCAAACTGGCCACTGATAATGTCCAAAAGGGTCTCTACCTAGCCTGGGGAATCTTCCAAATCACA CGTGCTTTGTCCTTCCTCAACAACGATGGCAATCTGCGGCACAATAATGTCTCCGCTTGGTCGGTGTTCGTTAATGCCTCCGGAGAATGGAAGCTGGGCAGCCTGGAGTATGTATCAGCGGCAGATGGCAATCCCATGCCTCCAGCGAAGATTCCTGTCACCCTGGAGGTCTACGATTCGCCAGAGAAAAATGATCAGACAAAGCTGAAGGCTGCCACCAAATG TTCTGTTGATATGTGGGGCTTAGGATGTTTGGTATGGGAGGCTTTCAACGGAGTCCTCAAGCAACGTTCTAACCTTAAGGACATAGAGCACATCCCCAAGTCCCTGCAGTCTCTTTATTGCGAACTGGTTGGAGCGTCGCCCTCGAATCGCCCCAATCCAGCAGATATAATCACGCGTTGCCGTAAGCCCGGTGGCTTTTTCAAGAACGATCTGGTGGATACACTGCTCTTCCTGGAGGAAATCCAAATCAAAGACAAGGCGGAGAAGAATCGCTTTTTCAGTGGTCTTACCACGCATTTGGACAACTTCCCGGATAATGTGTGCAAGCACAAGATACTTCCCCAGCTGATAACAGCCTACGAATACGGAGATGCGGGCTCCGCAGTTCTGGCACCAATGTTTAAG CTTGGAAAACTTTTGGACGAAGTGGAGTATCAGAAGAGGATTGTACCCTGTGTGGTGAAGCTGTTTGGCTCTACGGATCGTGTGACTCGTTCACGTCTTCTGCAGCAACTGGACCTATTCATCGCCCATCTTCAGCCACAGGTGGTCAACGATCAGATTTTCCCACAAGTGGCCCACGGCTTCCTAGACACAAATGCTACCATACGCGAGCAGACGGTCAAGTCGATCATTCATTTGGCTCCCAAACTAAACTACAACAATCTCAATGTGGAGGTCCTGCGTCACTTTGCGAGGCTTCAGGCTCGTGATGATCAAGGCGGAATCCGCACCAATACGACCGTGTGCCTGGGAAAGATTGCGCCACATTTGCATCCGCAGGTACGCCAACGGGTTTTGGTCTCTGCCTTCATTCGAGCAATGCGCGATCCTTTTCCACCGGCTAGAGTTGCTGGAGTCTTGGCGCTGGCCGCCACTCAGCAGTACTTTTTGCTTAGCGAGGTGGCCAACAGGGTCCTGCCATCGCTGTGCTCTTTGAGCGTGGATCCCGAGAAGACGGTGCGTGATCCGGCATTCAAAACCATTCGTGGCTTTCTGGGTAAACTAGAAAAAGTCTCGGAGGATCCCAGCCTGCGCGAGACAATGG AGGCGGATGTTCATACAGCCACGCCCTCAATTGGAAATGCAGCGGCCACTTGGGCTGGATGGGCGGTGACGGCCGTTACAGCCAAGTTCTATCGCAGCCAAAGTGATTCGTCTCGACCAAGACCGCCTTTAACAGGACGTAATCTGTCCAAGCCAGCATCGCTGG AGCAACCATCCAGCAGCAGTTTATCGACCACCACAAGCAGTGTTACCTCAATGACGTCTCTAGAGCATGAAAGCAATGATACCTCCGCCTCGGCCTCCGACTATGGCAACAACGATTGGGACAACGAAAACTGGGGTGAAATGGAT ACCTCTCAAGATCCTAGCAGTCCACTGGCCGCCAGTTCCAACAATGGTGCGATGATGGCTGCCAATGCGCTGAATGAAGTACGCGATGGTTGGGATAACGAGGAATGGGGCAGCCTGGAGGAGGATCCG TGCGAGGAGGAAGAGCAGGCAgagcaggaggagcagcagcaacagctggCTAGACAATCTATATCATCCACCACGTCATCCAGTCAGCACCATCAGCGACCCCTGCTGCAACCGCATCAACAGCACATTCAGCAGAACGATCTGAACGACCTCATTGAACCTCTGGCCAAGCTAAACTCGCATGTCACCTCGCCTtcgaaggggcagcaggcgaTGCTGCGGCCAAAGGAGCTTCCCAATCTCTCAAGCAGCAATACATCGCCCACATCGGCCACTGCCAATTGCAATAACATTAGCCCGCCTTCGTCGCATTTCAATAATTCGACGCATAATGCCAATTGGAATAGTGATTCGTGGGCAGATGGTGAGTTTGAGCCACTAGAGGAATCAGGACTGG GGAATGCCAAGCTGGATGAAGCGCGACGCAAGCGTGAAGAGAAGAAGTTGCAGCGACAGAGGGAACTGGAGGCTCGTCGAGCCCAGCGAGCCAGTGGGCCAATGAAATTGGGCAAAAAGCTTTAA